In Tachypleus tridentatus isolate NWPU-2018 chromosome 7, ASM421037v1, whole genome shotgun sequence, a genomic segment contains:
- the LOC143255217 gene encoding uncharacterized protein LOC143255217, which translates to MESQSNGRPSSRTTTSPDHDGTSNETSDILRWLMLNRLEVSQVPERGNFIVKPPRANHKARARKRFRSVALTSAASISTRREYVGTDVFIVIGLGITFVGTAIALVGFFVPFGNTELRPLVLGIGLAVVATGLIVAGVRIFNCRPYKIRTCCCSKAERFPHLRKAFVHPVPMRISISSVSSSASSLRTLNKDNSTFIIPHSDKSKIMLKSSFRSSSKPVTANTVNFNPTVGEFSVENGSKELAWHSEISLISEELSKKIITNQDPSSYLELRTPLPSKP; encoded by the coding sequence ATGGAAAGTCAGTCAAACGGCAGACCCAGCTCAAGGACTACCACCTCTCCAGACCATGATGGGACCAGCAACGAAACATCTGACATCCTTCGTTGGTTGATGCTGAACCGGCTTGAAGTCAGCCAGGTACCGGAAAGAGGAAACTTCATTGTCAAACCCCCACGTGCCAACCATAAAGCGAGAGCCCGGAAGAGGTTTCGCAGTGTCGCTTTGACTTCAGCTGCTAGTATTTCAACCCGTAGAGAATACGTTGGTACTGACGTATTTATTGTCATTGGACTGGGTATTACCTTCGTTGGCACGGCAATAGCGTTAGTAGGATTCTTTGTGCCTTTTGGAAACACAGAATTAAGACCCTTAGTTCTTGGAATTGGTCTGGCCGTCGTCGCTACTGGACTGATTGTAGCTGGTGTTCGGATATTTAATTGTCGACCTTACAAAATAAGAACATGTTGTTGTAGCAAAGCTGAACGTTTTCCGCATCTGAGGAAAGCATTTGTGCACCCAGTACCAATGCGCATCAGCATTTCTTCTGTATCCTCTAGTGCTTCTAGTTTACGTACTTTAAACAAAGACAATTCAACGTTTATTATACCTCATTCAGATAAGTCTAAAATAATGCTGAAGTCGTCCTTTCGCTCTTCCTCCAAACCGGTTACTGCAAACACGGTAAATTTCAATCCAACAGTTGGAGAATTTTCTGTTGAAAATGGCTCTAAAGAGTTGGCGTGGCATTCAGAGATTTCTTTAATCTCAGAAGAACTCtccaaaaaaattataacaaatcaaGACCCATCCAGCTACTTAGAACTAAGAACGCCTCTACCGTCGAAACCATAA